In Lycium ferocissimum isolate CSIRO_LF1 chromosome 7, AGI_CSIRO_Lferr_CH_V1, whole genome shotgun sequence, the sequence ATTCATCGACCATTGGAAAGTACTGTTCTTCCATGTCCACCTCTAGAGAATTTCAATGTTCAAATTTCTGATGAAGAAGCACGGAGAATGGGTGACTATCGGGACATATTAAGCCTCACTAGGGTTCTTGTGCACGGGCCTGAGAGTAAGACAGATGTTGATGCTTTAATAGAAAGGTACGCATCCTCTACTATACATAAATGCATGGGTTTTCTTCTAGCTTCCTTTAGCAGTCCAGTCTCCTGAAGTACTATACAGGAGATTAGTTGAGGGCATAGATTTCATACTCATACCATAAATTTTTTAAGGAATATTTAGATTCAATTAGGAATTCTCTAATCACAGTAAAGGAACTAGTGACTGAACTTATCTGATTTTTGGGTGAAGACAATTAGTGAATCAAGTATATCCTTTAATGCTTATTAAGCTATGTGTATACTAGGGGAATTGGGTAAAACTATTACTCCAAGATAACAGGAGATATTTGAGAGGGAGGCAGTGACCCGTGGTGTAGGTTATAAGGCCTAGGGAAGGGTGCTCGTTTCTGGTAAAGTCGTCTTACTATGGTAAGTTTCTTAATAAAGATGTTCAAATCTTCCCATGCCTATCCGTTTGGATCCCCAACAGCTCAAGAAAGatgtgtatattttttttgtatggTTGGCGGCTAAAGGAGTGATTCTGACTACCGAAAACTTGAGGAAGAGGAGGAGCACTTATATTGGAGTTTCATGTGCAAAAATACAGGAAAGTATGTGGTCTGTGGACCACCTTTTATTGCATTGGTTAGATAGCTTCGCAACTATAGTGGAAGAGTCTAAGATGGTTTGGTTTTGGACCATGCCGGGTACGGTGAAGGCTTAGATAGCTTCACAACTTTGGTGGAAGATTTGAGTTGGTTTGCTTTTGCACCGTGCCGTTTACGGTGATGTTATATTCAGTTGGGATTTTAGATGACAGAAGAGAAGACGTAGGGCATGGTATATTGCTTCATTGGCTTTAATGTGGGTAGTATGGAGAGCGAAATAGAAGAGCTTTTGAACGAAGTGAGCTTGATTTTGTACATTTAAAGAATAATCTCTTAACTTTCTCTTTGGTGTCCCAGTAGCTTCTTATTTCTAGTGAAGGATGGGTGTCTTTTTCTGCAGAGAACCATTTATTTTTGTACGTTCTCCATTTTTTGGTATACTTCTTGTATATTGGAGCTTTTACCattattaatgaaataattCCTTGGTAGAAAAGACAAATAGATTTACCATGGGTTTCTTCAGATCAAGTTCAATTGTATACTTTGTTTTCCTTTTGGTGTAAGGCGGACTTCTTAAATGAAGCAGAATCAATACTTAGCTTATTAGAGTCCTTATAGGACTGAAAGAGTTTCGACTTTTTCTCTTACGTAATATTGCGGGTATAAAGTCGGGATAAACCTTCAGGACTGGGAAGTAGCCAAATTCCAATGCCTAGTAGAAATGTTTGACAAGCAAAAGCACATTTCATGCTAATCAGGACTCATGGAGATAGGGGTTGGGAAAAATTGATTGTTTTGAGTAAAGTCATTGAGGGAGGAATTAGGTTTTCCATACTTTATCAGTATGGATTCCTCAGCAAAAGGTgttcttttttactttcttggGCAGCGAGTGGAGCAATATTGACATTTGAGAATTTGAAAAAGAGGCGGATTACATATGTCAGTGCTTCATATGCAATTGTTAAGGTGAAGATGTGAACCACAGCTCCTCCTACATTGTCCGGTGGCAATTCGGTTGTTGTGCGAGATTTGAGATGGCTCGGGCTGTAAAGGGCAATGTTGGACATCGTGAAGGAAGCACTCTTCAGCTGAAAATTTAGATAAGGTGTCAGAGACCGGAATGTTGCTCGACTAGCACTCATGTGGGTCCTGTGGAAGTAATGAAATTTGGGAGCTTTCAATGGGATAGAAAATGATTATCTGCATTTGAGGAATAGTCTCTCAGTTCTAATTTCTTCCTGGTGCACCGATGAAGTTCCAGAATCCAGTTCGTATAGAAGATTGGGTGTCGTTTGGGGAGAGTCATATTATGTTGTAAATTCTCTACTTCAACAATCAGTGTACTCCTTGTGCACAGTAGATTTTCtcattattaataaaattatttaccttgtcgaaaaaagaagagagaagatgaCTTTTTGTACAGCAGGAAGTGGGAGGATCATTCTGACCAGCTTCTTAAGTTTGAAACTGAtagaaaaaactgaattttgGTACTTATAGGTAGGCTCAAGTCATACTTCTACTTTGATATGGCGTAAGTAGGAATTGATCTAAGTAGTTTGATCTTGAAGGCTTAGATCAACTGAATTGCTAGCCACTGTTACTCTGAATACTTTCTCTGacagtctttctttcaacttcaaaGGTGTGCAGGTGCAGGTCATTTACGAGAAGATATAGTTCAATATTCACAGGAGCTGGAAAGGAACTTAGATGGAGATGAAGAACGTCGAGCATACCTCATGGATATGGGCATTAGAGCTTTAAGGTTGATTTTCAGCGATCTCTttttaaaatgaagaaattgttGATAAAAATGAAAGGTAGAATCAGAGAACAAAATATGCTTAGTTTACAAGGAACAAACATACTGCCCCTACACCATCTTCGAGGTCCTCCTCTGAAAGTTCTATTGTGCTGCAGAAATGCATATAAACCGAACTTCCATAGTGCAGCAGAAATAcgtataaaatattgaaaacttgTTAGAAAGTGGGGAAAAATTTTCCTTCTAGAAAGTGGACGGAACACGGGACAAACTAAAATAGATAAGTTGtgcggactcttcactttcgatgccgcacccgtgtcggattcTCAAAAAATACACTACTTCTGGAGAATCCGACACACACCCgttgacatttttgaagagtccgagcaacatgaCATAAGACATAATCTGGACTGTGAGTTACCATGAAATAACTGACTATAGATTTTATCCTTGAGAAGCCCATATTTCTTTCATATGATATATTGTCATACACAATTAGCCTCTTCCTTGGGATGGAAAGGTTCTATTGAGAAATTGAATTGCTAGTTGGTCCAATTTCGGTAGGTGGACTAAGTATCCTTTTTCCCAGAGCAATGGCCGGTAGACattataattaaggtgttttgCTGCGAAACAGGCAAAAAATTTGAACTGTTTTAAATAACAGttctatttcttttattttttgcaggCGATATTTTTTCCTGATCACATTTAGATCCTATCTTTACTGCTGTTCTCCAGATGAGATAACATTTAGTGAATGGATGGACGCAAGACCTGAGCTTGGCCACCTGTGTGATAACCTTAGAATTGACATATAATGAGGATAATGTCAACACGTCTTCTGTGTGCATATCTACAAACTCGCAGAGATTTGGAATAAAGTTGATCGGATTGAGAAGTTGCTGATTTATCGTTTTTCGAAAGGAGCTGATAGCTATAGCACGTAATTCGGTCAGAACATAGATGGCCGTGCTGCAGCCAAGCAAAGAGGACACAAATTGCTAGACTGAAGCAACAGAAGTCAAGATGATTTGAAAGAACTATTGCCATGTGTAACATAAGGAAACTTTGTAGGTTAAGGTGGGTCAAAGTTGCTAGTTAAGGAATATTTCAGTACTCTAGTGATCAAACTGTAAAGTTAGTTCCGAGCCGATGTATGTGTATACTAGCTTTTCTGTGTATATGCAGAGAAATATAAAGTAGCATCCTAGTTGCAGATGTATTGACATGTTGCGTGTTAATAACTATTGACATGTATAGAAGCTGCTTCACGCAGACATGGATTTAATTGCCTTGACAGGTCATAAACGTAAACTTTATAGACATAGCTATTGGTTGCATATGACTTGCAACGAGACTGTTAAAGACTAGTCACCGGACAACTAAGAGATCCCTGCATTtgtttcaaacaaaaatggtgAAAAGACTTTTctgaattcctttttttttttccagctttTGAATCCAAATTTATTTCGACAAGATGTCACTGGGGTAAAattgagaaatatttttcataaatttgaaaattcaaaaactttttttggcgccttcaaattggtggtctttaagttttacccctcgcctaacaccccgaggttttgggttcgaatcccaaaatcggttaaaaaaaaaaaaaaaaaaggttcgcaaggcagaatttcgcGAGGCAGACTTTGCAAAATTCTGCTGAGGGTCAATTTGGCGCAGAATTTTAAGGCGAAATTTCTGCCCATGCAAATTCTTCAGGCAAGGAAGGATGGGTTCATTAATTATCCAATTTGAACTGTGCACTAAGTCGTTTGGTACATGGACTAAGTTATCCCGGTATTATAATCTTGGATTATAATCCCTGGACTAATTTATCTCACTTaagagatgggataaaataataccAAGCTATATGGGATAAGATGGGTTATCTTAGACTAAGTTTGGGATAAGTTTCATACCTTCaaccaaacaaggtataaattttatcCTGGGATATCCTAGCTTATCCGGTATACCAAATGACCCAGGTATAAGTTTTATCCCGAGATATCCCAACTTGTCTCGCATATATTCAAAAATTTCTCAGTTATAAAAAGATGATTGACCATCAACAAGTTTGAGGACCTTTTTAAGTGGTTCTCAGGTCAGCTTGTGTGCATTAATGCACGAATTAAAGAAATCACATgctagtatatatgtatatcaagtCACATATGGGATAAGATGGGTTATCCCTCAtagaaatctttaattttgccgCTTCGGTAAAACCCATAGCTTCCAGTTTTCGACCTTcaaccaaaattttaaaaaaaattcaaggttTAAATTTTATCCCCCAACGGCAGATACCTAGCTTATCCCGGCATCTTTATGCGCTTGTAAACTTGGCGTAAGTATGTCGGGTCGGCAAAATGAATTCAAAAGTTTCTTGGTCCCGTATATAAAGTTTTATCCCGAGATATGCCCCAACTTGTCCAAAGTCGCATATATTCAAAaatttttgataattccttccATAAAGAGTTATAAAAAGACGATTGACCCATCAACAAGTTTGTGAAGGACAAAGTTATCTTTTTAAGTGGGCATGAGTATGCGAGTCCAGAAAAATGTGTagttccttaacaaaagtaagGTGTGTGCATTAATTTATGCTTGACGAATTAAAGAAATCACATgctagtatatatgtatatcagaaGTCACATTTCTACCCTCAAGGTAGATTTAAGATACTAAGATTTGGGTACCTTCTATTCTTTGCAGACCCCATTTATGAAATTACACTTGGTATATTATTATACATACTACTTCGTTTGTCTCAATTTAGATGATATAATTTGACTAGAtatagaatttaaaaaataaaagaagacttttgaaacttctGATTTAAAATAAGTTATTGATATTTGCGtgattctaaatcatttcattaaaaataaaaaggtaagtttcaagttaaattatttttaaatatataaatatatcattAATTTAGTGTGACAGATGTATCCCAGAAAGAAGGAATATTATTTATCTAATTGAGACTACATGATTTCAACTCACTCTTGATCACTAGGCTTTGGTGATTACACGGCACCATGTAGAGACACGTTTACTCTTTTTTAATTGGTTATCATGTGACCCCAAAAATTCATGCTACATTTTGCTAAGCAAATAGAGTGTCATAAAATGAGGATGAAATAGGAAGGAAAGATTGATAGAAAATGATGACAACCGGCCCAATCCCCgcgaagaaaacaaaaacaaaatgcaAGTCGTCCAGTTGTGGTGGCAATGGCATACGGGGCATGCCTTTTGTTCTTCACTCCCTCTATCTTCAATTTCATACTATCAAGCCAAAGCAGCCATTAGGCACCGCCACAACACTAGTGCATTATCCCTCAGTTTCTACACAAACCCTAACCTAACCTCTCCAAGATTTCGCCTTGCTACTTTCACACCTGCTTCTAACATCGGGTTGAACGATAccgttgatgatgatgttaatgatacgggggaagaaggagatgatgatgatggagtTGAGATTGAGATTgaaaaaatagggaaaaatcGAAGGAGGATTCGATCTAAGGTAGCTGTGAATGCGAGCTTGCAGAATGTTTGGGACGTTCTCACTGATTATGAAAGATTAGCTGATTTCATCCCTGGTCTTGCCGTTAGTCAGTTGCTTCAAAAGGAACCTAATTTCGCCCGACTTCTTCAGGTCTTTCTATCTATTTTTTGCTTAAACTAAACACATAttgaatgtaccaaaatgccttTTAATCTTGTGGCCTTAAACATGCCATTTGGAATtaaaagagttgccaaaaaaaaggaaagatacATTCTTGTTTGAAATGAactaaaaaaggaaagtaagacaatcaAATTCAAACGGAGGAGTActattatactccctccgtcccaaaatacctgtcgtccttactaaaaatacttgtcctatactccctccatctcaaattatttgtcgtggttactaaaaatagttgtctcaaattatttgttgctttagaagttcaaggcataattgattatttttttctccattttactatagtagaattttgtcattaattgagataacacataaatagagtaaacatttaatggagagagattgtaacttagacataaataaggttAAAGTAGGTCTAATACCCTTCCTAATTagtatttcttaaggggcgtgtaaAACATAAAAGCGACCgataatttgagatggagggagtataaaatTAAGTAgcttttttcccattttaccaTTGTATCAGTTAGCAACATTTAAGAGGTTCTCGTTATTGATGGAGTAAATATTTGATGAGGAGCGATGACATGatgaagtatgttaagagggtAAAATTGTCAAATTGTTGCCTTTATAAATGTCTTATTAAGGGACgtgtaaatgaaaaatgaaaaatgcgaCAACTATTTTGGGACGGCGGTAGTAGTAACTACTCCTATTAGAGATGTACTAGTTTGACCGTAGATGTGTGCTGGTGCGCCATTGTTGATTGTTTACTGGAACACGGTGTTTTTCCTCATAGTCCATAAGGTGAAATTTCTAGACTTGTTCAAACTATGACTTGCAAGGATAACAATAACAACTGGTGCTGCTGCTGCTACTACTATTGAGCTTGCAAATGATCATGCATTAGGTCTGTTATAGACAATTGCATATGGGGCTTCTCAATCCGTGCTGCCTGATGGAATCTAATCAACTTGACTTCTTACCAATAATATGTAAAACGTCAAATAGTACAACAGTGCTGTTAATTTGTTGAGTTCAAAATGTAGAACTCCGCAACAGCTTGTAACATCTCATCACAACCCAAAAAGAAAGTTAAATCTCCGTTGCACATGCCTACTAGTATACGATATGCTTATCAACATATAATATGGAACAAGATTGGAGAGAAATTCTAGCACCGAAATAAAAACCAATATCGTCGGGTTAATTTACAAATCTCACTTTTTTGGGGACATAGGTGGTGCGGAGATGACATCTTGAGAATCATTTTCCCTAACTTGTATAGTATATCTTGTCAAAAGAGGATGCCAGTCCGTCATTTATGGAGTATGCAAGGGGGAGCAGTTCTTTGGGATTTGAGATTTCGGAGGAATCAACAAGATTGGGAGGTTGGAGAGTTTCAAAATCTGATTGGATTGCTTCACCAACAAAATGTTTCTATCGATAAGGTTGATGTTTGGAGATGGGGTACAGGAGGGAGTGGTGTTTTCTCAGTGAAATCTTATTATGAGAAGCTCCTAATTAGAGAGGAGTCGACTTTTCCACATATTTCGGTATGGAACCCCAGGGCACCGCGAAAAGTTTGTCTTTTCTCATCTTCTCCTACATTGTCGAATAGCATCTTCtttgttttggggggggggggggggattagATGGTTTAGAGTCCCGGCCAATGTGAGAGATTTATTGGTTAGTTGGGCTCTTAGAAGACGGAAGAGAAGAAGCAGAGAATCGGATGTTGCTCCCTTGGCACTCATGTGGATTGTATGGGGAGAGAGGAATAGGAGAGCTTTTGAGAGTATAGAGAAAGATCTTGTTTACTTGAGGAATAGTCTTTTTGCTCTTATTTCATTTTGGTGCACCCATGAGCTCTATCTACAAGCTCTCATTCCTTTACTTCTCTCTCTTtacatcaaaaataaaaagatacaaTACAATTCCATTTAACTATGTGAATGGAATTGGACCTATCTGTTAAGAGGGGGTTGCTCAGACGGTAAGTACCCTCCACTTCCTACCCGAAGGTTTTGAGTTCGAGCAAAGAGCGAGGAGGGGTTAAAAAACAAGAAGAATTGGCCCTATCTTCAAAGCTTCTGTTGTTCCTCTCCCTCCACACAGTCCACCAGATGCAATGTGGGATGATTATCCACCATTTCTTCTGGCTCTTACTTCCGCCTTTTCTAATCCAGCAACTCAATAGATTTGCAGTGTGCTCAGGCATGGTCCATTTTGTATTTGTGAGGGTAAAAACTAGAGCCCATAACTGTGCAGTGAATTTACAATGCAGAAAAAGATGACGGTTGGTCTCTTCTGTTTCCCCACATAGTAGACATCTGGAACAATTATCTGGCCCTTTCTCTTCAAAACTTCATGTGTCAAGCAAGCCCTTCTTACTACCAATTATGTAAAGCATTTTACTTTAGTTGATGCTATGTTTTTCCAAACTTTGTTCCACAAAATTTGCTGGGTTCTGTTTTGTTGTACATTGTCAAATTTCATAAGCCCTTTTCACAGAAAATTTCCCATCCTTGTAATGCTTCCATCTGATAGAATCTGAATCTAGGTAATGCCTTGGAAACCATCTAGCTCATGAAGTAAATTGGCCACCGTGTCCACTTCCCAATCATTCAAAAGTCTTCTAGATGAGAAATCCCACCCGAGTAGTCCAACACTCATTGACAGTTGCCTTAGGATTTTTGCATATgttgaaaagatcatgaaagtCTTCCTTCAATGGGGCCTGATTGTTCCAAGCATCTTCCCAGAACTTTGTTTTTCTACCATCTCCCACTTTTATAACCATGTTCCCTGCAAGCTTAGGCCAAAGATCTCTGATTGCTCTCCAAACCCCAACTCCATGGGGTGCAGAACTGACATTACTACAAGAAGGGTTATATGCACCTTATTTGCACTTCATTACCTCCTTCCATAAAGCTTGACCTTCTTCATTACACCTCCATAGCCATTTCATTAATAGGCTTATTGTTCTGTCTCCTTAGGTTTCTGATGCCGcccccactccccacccccccccccccccccccacaaaacACCCCCCACAAATATTTGCTATTCAGTGTTTTGTCCCATTTCACCAGATTGTAACCCTTATTCTCTTTGCAGCCATGCCAAAGAAAGTCCCTTCTAAGTTTGTCCAACTTCTTCAGAATCTTAAAAGGTAGAGGAAACAATGACATGACATAGGTAGGTAAAGAGCCTAGAACTGAGTTTATGAGGGTAAGTCTCCCCCCTAAAGATAAGTATTGTGTCTTCCACCTTGTCAATCTCTTTAATGCCTTCGCTACAATGCCATCGCATATCACTGCCTCTTTATGTCTATTGCCTAGTGGCATGCTCAAATAGACTGTAGGCAAGTGCTTCTCATTGCAACATCATTTGTTTCACCTGGACAGTTCTGAATGAGGCTTGCCTTATTTTGAATAATttgataaaaaggaaaattgagctACCCAAGAGATGTTATATGTgtaaaaagaagatgaaaatcCTGGCCATCTTTTTCTACATTGTGACGTTACCTCTGATTTGTGGAGCATGTTTATGTGCATTTCTGGACTCAAGTGGGTCATTCCTCAATCAGTAAGGGAAACATAATGTCCTGGTGTTTGTGGAGAGTTGATAAATCCATCAAGAATATCTGGAGAATGATACCTAGTTGCATTTCTTGGAGTATTTGGTTAGAGAGGAATAGGAGATGTTTTGATGGGGTATCAACTCCCATATGCTCTTTAAGGACCAAATTTATTGCTAGTTTATTTAGTTGATCCAGTTTGACCTCAGTAAATAGTCCAGGTCAGTTGCTGGACTTCACTAGCTCTTTAACTCTGGCTTAGTCAGTTTTTGTACAGAAGCCAGGAATATTTTTTTGTTAGCTTCAATGACATATCTTGTAACTCCTGCATCTTCTCAATGCTTTTATCTTTAATGAAATCacttacttcatcaaaaaaataaatctatGATAAGGTTAAAATATCCTAGAAAAGAAATAGGTTCAAAACCAGCGAACTTAAAAGATTAAAACCTATTCCCAACTAGTAGTtaactcttttttgctttttgcaTCTTCTAGATGCTATTGACGAATCAatttacttcatcaaaaaatgtGTGTcactgtgtgtgtgtgtaactGAAACTCATTACTCCAACAGAGAGGAAGAAAgctttacattcaattcaatgtGAAGCAAATATTTCTTCTCTGACAAAGgttaccattctcaaaaaattaaaaattaagaaagaaatttttttaaaaattgacaaaTGACAACATGCTTCTCCTCATGGCAAATTCTTGAGTTCGCCACTTACTCTTGTTAAGCACTAGTTTTGTGATGGTCTATCTGATATTTGAATCTATAGATTTACAGTCAAAAGACAACATGATCTATATGCTATATGGTTCTTGAATTTCCAAAACATCAGTATCTCACTGTGATCTGGATTTTAAATTGTAATATTGAACAGATTGGGGAGCAGGACTTAGCATTCGGGCTCAAATTTAATGCTAAAGGTGTCATTGATTGTTATGAGAAAGATCTTGAAGATCTCCCCACTGGTCAGACACGTGATATTGAGTTTAAGATGGTAGAAGGTGActtcaaaatttttgaagggAAATGGTCTATCGAACAGGTATAGGATTCTTTCTTCGCTGTTTCCATTGCTCTTCATCTATCAGATCACCCTTGTCTTATATCTGGTGAATATGTCTGGCTAAATGGAAATTCCAGTTGCCAAAGTATTATTCAtgtgcctctttttttttttattgggtaacttcttctactttttcttatttattccCAACAAATTTTCAACATATATTCTCCTCTTGCCATTCAGTTGTAATTAGGAACTCAGTGGAAAATGTGCAATGTGAGGTTATAAAAATTGAAGCAGCATTCAGTTTAATGTATGTATGCTAAACTGGTGAGAAAAGCCATATTGATAATTTGACGTCTACATCTTGGAAAAAGTAAATCTTGAAAATCAACTCTCGGAAACCATGAGTTAAAGCTTAGTTGCAATGATTCTACAAGTATAACTTGATTCTCCTTTTGAAGTGTAGTCATAAAAGTTTTCATTGcattttaccaaaaaaataaagattacaGTTTATCGAAGCGCTTATATTATTTAGTATTGTGGAAACATGCAGTGCAAGACAGGTAGTGTCAAAGAGCATGATTCTTCTGTGGACCAACCATTTCTTACAACTCTCTCCTACATTGTCTATGTTGAGCCCAAGCTTTGGTTGCCTGTGCGGGTTATTGAAGGCAGACTTTGTAAGGAGGTAAAAATCAACCTACGGTCTGTTCGGGACGAAGCACAAAAAgtatatctctcttcattttcatcttATTAACGCTAACTAATTACTACTACCATTTATTGCTGAAGAAATGTATATATTACCACTCGTAATACAGTTTTACTGAAGCAACTTCTACTTTGGTTGCACTCATTTTGATTATGTGGATTAACTACTACAGGTTCATAGTAgttcaaattctttttctttttgtcaa encodes:
- the LOC132063274 gene encoding uncharacterized protein LOC132063274, whose product is MQVVQLWWQWHTGHAFCSSLPLSSISYYQAKAAIRHRHNTSALSLSFYTNPNLTSPRFRLATFTPASNIGLNDTVDDDVNDTGEEGDDDDGVEIEIEKIGKNRRRIRSKVAVNASLQNVWDVLTDYERLADFIPGLAVSQLLQKEPNFARLLQIGEQDLAFGLKFNAKGVIDCYEKDLEDLPTGQTRDIEFKMVEGDFKIFEGKWSIEQCKTGSVKEHDSSVDQPFLTTLSYIVYVEPKLWLPVRVIEGRLCKEVKINLRSVRDEAQKVYLSSFSSY